In Mycobacteriales bacterium, the genomic stretch GCGATGTCGCGATCAAACGCGACGACCTCCCGGCAACCTACGACGCGACGAGCGTCGGCAACCTCGGCCACGGCGCGAGCCTGGCGATCCGGCGGCCGGTCCTCGACCGCATCGGCGGATGGGACGAGTCGATGGGCACCGGCGGGCGGTTCGGTGCCGCGCCGGAGCACGACCTGTTCGACCGTTGCTTTGCGGCCGGCTACGCCGGCCGCTACGAGCCGAAGGCACTCGCCTGGCACGCGCAGTGGCGCGGGCCTCGCCGGCTGCTGCTGCTCGACCTCCGCTACGGGTACGGCGCCGGCGCCCGGCTGGCCAAGCTGTGGCGGCTGGACCGGCGACGCGCCCGGTTGGTGACCGCTGACTACTTCGGTGGAAGCGGGCGCGAGCTGATGCGCGAGCTGCGGGCCGGCCAGGGCTACCCGGCTCTCGGGACGTTCCTCCGGCTGGTCGCGATGCCGGTCGGGCTGCTGCGGGCGCTGTTCGTCCCCATCGACGACGGCCACTACCGGGCGCGCGAGTGAGCACCAGCGGCGTCGACCTGACACGCCGGCCGCGACCGGCCTTGTCGGTGGTCGTGGCGACCTGCGGGCGACCCGAGCTGCTCGACGCGGCACTGGTCAGCCTGCGCGCGGCGCTGGCGGACTCCGACGAGCTCGTCGTCGTCGAGTCGGGCTCGGCCGAACCGGAGCCGGTGTGGCAGGTCGCCCGCCGGCACGGCGCCACCCTGCTCGT encodes the following:
- a CDS encoding glycosyltransferase; this translates as MGVRLGCVWQSAAVQESGVAAVTVVVPTRDRPQQLAACLASVRGALRPGDELVVVDSASTDGDAVAAVATGAAARVVRCPLPGVNRARNAGWRAGRHSVVLFTDDDVVVDAGWRDALAAAVTAGEDIGFVTGRVLPPDGEQPSRDVAIKRDDLPATYDATSVGNLGHGASLAIRRPVLDRIGGWDESMGTGGRFGAAPEHDLFDRCFAAGYAGRYEPKALAWHAQWRGPRRLLLLDLRYGYGAGARLAKLWRLDRRRARLVTADYFGGSGRELMRELRAGQGYPALGTFLRLVAMPVGLLRALFVPIDDGHYRARE